A genomic window from Chitinophaga pollutisoli includes:
- a CDS encoding response regulator transcription factor produces the protein MSKILLIEDDEVMSTIVKRILLKAEYQVDHVRNGKEAFEILETSGYGFDLIITDIMMPYANGFEILSRVRNLPDGRQIPVILLSNAGNEEMVKEGLELGANDFLKKPVLPAELLSRIRRVLTGNPAK, from the coding sequence ATGAGTAAAATTCTCCTGATCGAGGACGATGAGGTAATGTCGACCATCGTTAAAAGAATTCTGCTAAAGGCGGAATACCAGGTAGACCACGTCAGGAACGGTAAGGAAGCATTCGAGATACTGGAGACCTCCGGCTATGGGTTCGACCTGATTATTACCGACATCATGATGCCTTATGCGAATGGCTTCGAAATCCTGAGCCGTGTACGCAACTTGCCCGATGGCAGGCAGATTCCCGTTATATTGCTGTCTAACGCCGGCAATGAAGAAATGGTAAAGGAAGGCCTTGAGCTAGGCGCCAACGACTTCCTCAAGAAACCGGTGCTGCCGGCCGAGCTGCTCTCGCGGATCCGGCGGGTACTTACCGGGAACCCAGCTAAGTAA
- a CDS encoding metallophosphoesterase family protein translates to MKNCLLLFVAMLLAPQFTFSQETFKITHGPYLQQLGETGVNIVWTTNKSGIAWVELAPADSSHFYAQERPKYFAAAHGQKTEGTVHNVRIEGLQPATKYRYRVYAQEVTSHESYVVKYGSIAASAAYRAVLPTFTTHDPKATQISFAMVNDIHQQNDVMKKLLGQVDWNNNQLVFFNGDMQNNSRNEAQIFSSFMDTAISVFADRIPMYYARGNHETRGEFASQFPRYFPSATGQLYYIFRTGPVCFVVLDTGEDKPDSDIEYTGIADYDAYRTRQAAWLKEALQRPEYTEAPYKVVIAHIPPFGGWHGEQEVLEKFVPLLNQAGAQVMLSGHLHRNVKRLPQAGAWQFPILVNSNTSIVKAKADASQLQIEVFDLTGKKIDEVKLKPAK, encoded by the coding sequence ATGAAAAATTGCTTACTTCTTTTTGTGGCGATGCTACTGGCGCCACAGTTCACCTTTTCCCAGGAAACCTTTAAAATCACACATGGCCCTTACCTCCAGCAGCTCGGCGAAACCGGCGTGAACATCGTGTGGACCACCAACAAGAGCGGCATCGCCTGGGTAGAACTGGCGCCGGCCGACAGCTCCCACTTCTACGCACAGGAGCGCCCGAAATATTTCGCGGCGGCCCACGGGCAGAAAACGGAAGGCACCGTGCACAACGTACGGATCGAAGGCCTCCAGCCCGCCACCAAATACCGTTACCGGGTTTACGCGCAGGAAGTGACCAGCCATGAAAGCTATGTCGTAAAATACGGCAGCATCGCGGCGAGCGCGGCGTACCGGGCCGTTCTCCCCACATTCACCACCCACGATCCCAAAGCCACGCAGATCAGCTTTGCGATGGTGAACGACATCCATCAGCAAAACGACGTGATGAAGAAATTGCTGGGACAGGTAGACTGGAACAACAACCAGTTGGTATTCTTTAATGGCGATATGCAAAACAACTCCCGCAACGAAGCGCAGATCTTCAGTTCATTTATGGATACGGCCATCAGCGTTTTTGCCGATCGCATTCCCATGTATTACGCCCGCGGCAACCATGAAACGCGGGGAGAGTTCGCCAGTCAGTTCCCCCGCTACTTCCCTTCCGCCACCGGCCAGTTGTACTACATTTTCCGCACGGGGCCCGTTTGCTTCGTGGTGCTCGATACGGGCGAAGACAAACCCGATTCAGATATCGAATATACCGGCATCGCCGACTACGACGCCTACCGCACCCGGCAGGCCGCCTGGCTGAAGGAAGCGCTGCAACGCCCCGAATACACGGAAGCGCCTTACAAAGTCGTAATCGCACATATCCCGCCATTCGGCGGATGGCACGGCGAGCAGGAAGTCCTCGAAAAGTTTGTGCCGTTGCTGAACCAGGCCGGCGCGCAGGTGATGCTGTCGGGCCACCTGCACCGCAACGTTAAAAGACTGCCGCAAGCCGGCGCCTGGCAATTCCCTATCCTTGTGAATTCGAATACCAGCATCGTAAAGGCGAAAGCGGACGCCAGTCAGTTGCAGATCGAAGTATTTGATTTGACCGGCAAGAAAATCGATGAAGTGAAATTGAAACCCGCGAAATAA
- a CDS encoding HEAT repeat domain-containing protein, translating into MAIGMTLVAYFSILRRRFRGFRRDKKVARLNELIDDLLIENVLSQDPEQVQTPGETAEAAANAFQLAPFGKRWGRQVLIDRLINYRNNVRGAMGDEIRTLYLLLELDKDSFKKLKSRKWNHKVRALNELSSMEIGVADVIILPLTNSRNRELRAAARQAYIKLSKNEPFKFFDLATEPLLQWDQVELFRIITTTSNIAIPNFAQWITYSTNKSVISFCLKLVIHYHQLKAIPAVMKLLDSKDHLLRAEAINCLGKMRIADAEDKLVYIYNNQPLDCQIEILKALGRIGSGRHTEFLKQEFMLSTDFELRKNAAKSLINNQVPGSNLINELMAEASPENQLILKHCMNPLIKF; encoded by the coding sequence GTGGCTATCGGGATGACGCTGGTTGCCTATTTCTCCATCCTCCGCCGCCGCTTCAGGGGCTTTCGCAGGGATAAGAAAGTGGCGCGACTCAACGAACTGATCGACGATTTGCTGATCGAAAATGTATTGTCGCAGGACCCGGAACAGGTGCAAACGCCCGGCGAAACCGCCGAAGCTGCGGCCAACGCTTTCCAGCTCGCGCCATTTGGCAAGCGCTGGGGGCGGCAGGTGCTCATCGACCGGCTCATCAATTACCGCAATAACGTGCGGGGCGCCATGGGAGATGAAATCCGCACCCTCTACCTGTTGCTGGAACTGGATAAAGACAGTTTCAAGAAGCTGAAGTCCCGCAAATGGAACCATAAAGTACGCGCGCTCAACGAGCTCAGCAGCATGGAAATCGGCGTGGCGGATGTGATCATCCTCCCGCTCACCAACAGCCGTAACCGTGAGCTGCGGGCGGCGGCAAGGCAGGCTTACATCAAGCTGTCGAAAAACGAGCCTTTCAAATTCTTCGACCTGGCCACCGAGCCTCTCCTGCAATGGGACCAGGTGGAACTCTTCCGCATCATCACCACCACGTCCAACATCGCCATTCCCAACTTCGCGCAGTGGATCACCTACTCCACCAACAAAAGCGTGATCTCCTTCTGTCTCAAACTGGTCATCCATTACCACCAGCTCAAAGCCATCCCCGCCGTGATGAAGCTCCTCGATTCCAAGGACCACCTCCTCCGCGCGGAAGCAATCAACTGCCTGGGCAAAATGCGGATCGCCGACGCGGAAGACAAACTCGTATACATTTATAACAACCAGCCGCTGGACTGCCAGATCGAGATCCTCAAAGCCCTGGGGCGGATCGGCAGCGGGCGCCATACCGAATTCCTCAAACAGGAGTTCATGCTTTCCACCGACTTCGAGCTACGGAAAAACGCCGCCAAATCGCTCATCAACAACCAGGTCCCCGGCAGCAACCTCATCAATGAACTGATGGCCGAAGCCAGCCCGGAAAACCAACTGATTCTCAAACATTGCATGAACCCGTTAATCAAATTCTGA
- a CDS encoding DUF4838 domain-containing protein: MMNALFLSLMMWIQPGCHAAGEIVLTDKGKARHKIVLPAEPTKAEVRAADILRKYVQQISGAQLALVNENNWKDGEPAIFIGNTGHSGAIGEEQIAGEGFAIATDDQHVYIRGGSGKGIIYGVYTLLDDYFGCRKPAQGPAVVPKKQTLTINRNLLDRQIPQFVYRETYYPAPLDPEYQEWHKLHSFGDLWGLWGHSYFKLVPPKEHFAAHPEYYAFVNGKRRATQLCLSNEQVFHLAAGYLKKAMADNPDALYWSISPEDGTGYCTCDQCALTDKEEGTHAGSLIRFVNRIAAQFPDKQFTTLAYTYTIQPPAVTKPAENVIIMLSSIDAYRHRPLAEETSAAGFRKALQDWKKVTRNIFIWDYTTQFTNYLAPFPDYFLLQQNLQYFADNGVKGVFSQGSGETYADMAEMNAYLQAEALWQPHQPSDTAFDRFMTAYYGKAAKPMAQYVKALAANLHAAGVALDIYGSPVNHRNDYLSPIAIEHYSTFLDQAEKAAGSDTLLAGRIYNARLPLEYTVLQQARLYGTDKHGYLVPSGNGFAPARQFAARVQRFAQQAQKAGVKELAEAGIGPEAYAKEWQSILAKPWQPSLAFGKKVTLLHPFTPEYTAKKEATLTDGLTGNTDFALNWLFVYGNDLVATIDLGEAKPLSKVNVNFLQDARHNIFLPTNIVVETSTDGQSFQPVAVQPVAAVAEEDFTAHVENFKLTLKPSTARFLRVTAKHLPQMPAWRGNDKKPAICCDEIVVQ; encoded by the coding sequence ATGATGAACGCACTTTTCCTTTCGCTGATGATGTGGATACAACCCGGCTGCCATGCTGCCGGAGAAATCGTGCTGACGGACAAAGGCAAGGCGCGGCACAAAATCGTATTACCCGCGGAACCCACGAAGGCAGAGGTCCGCGCTGCGGATATCCTGCGCAAATATGTACAACAGATCAGCGGTGCGCAGCTGGCGCTGGTGAATGAAAACAACTGGAAAGACGGCGAACCCGCCATCTTCATCGGTAACACGGGGCATTCCGGCGCCATCGGGGAAGAGCAGATCGCAGGGGAAGGATTCGCTATCGCCACCGACGATCAGCACGTCTACATCCGTGGCGGCAGCGGCAAGGGAATTATCTACGGCGTGTATACCTTGCTGGATGATTACTTCGGCTGCCGGAAGCCAGCCCAGGGCCCGGCGGTGGTGCCCAAAAAACAAACGCTCACCATCAACCGGAACCTCCTCGACCGGCAGATACCGCAATTCGTTTACCGCGAAACCTACTACCCGGCGCCACTCGACCCGGAATACCAGGAATGGCATAAGCTGCACAGTTTCGGGGATCTGTGGGGGCTTTGGGGACATTCCTACTTCAAACTGGTGCCGCCGAAGGAACACTTCGCCGCGCACCCGGAGTATTATGCCTTCGTGAACGGCAAGCGCCGCGCCACGCAGCTTTGTCTCAGCAACGAACAAGTATTCCACCTCGCTGCCGGCTATTTAAAAAAAGCCATGGCCGATAACCCGGATGCGCTGTACTGGAGCATCTCCCCGGAAGACGGGACCGGTTACTGCACCTGCGACCAGTGCGCCCTAACGGATAAGGAAGAAGGCACACACGCGGGGTCGCTCATCCGTTTCGTGAACCGCATCGCCGCGCAGTTCCCCGACAAACAGTTCACCACCCTCGCCTATACGTATACCATCCAGCCGCCGGCGGTTACAAAACCCGCGGAGAACGTCATCATTATGCTCAGCAGCATCGATGCATACCGGCACCGGCCGCTGGCGGAAGAAACTTCCGCCGCGGGGTTCCGCAAAGCACTGCAGGACTGGAAGAAAGTGACCCGCAATATTTTCATATGGGACTACACCACCCAGTTTACGAACTACCTCGCTCCTTTCCCGGATTATTTCCTGTTGCAGCAAAACCTGCAGTATTTCGCGGATAACGGGGTGAAGGGTGTTTTCTCGCAAGGGAGCGGTGAAACGTATGCCGATATGGCCGAGATGAACGCGTACCTACAGGCCGAAGCCCTCTGGCAACCGCATCAACCTTCCGACACCGCGTTCGACCGGTTTATGACCGCGTATTACGGCAAGGCCGCAAAGCCAATGGCGCAATACGTAAAGGCCCTGGCCGCCAACCTGCACGCCGCCGGCGTGGCGCTGGATATTTACGGCAGCCCCGTCAACCACCGCAACGATTACTTATCCCCCATCGCTATCGAACATTATTCCACCTTCCTCGACCAGGCGGAGAAAGCTGCCGGCAGCGATACGCTACTGGCCGGGAGGATCTACAACGCCCGCCTGCCGCTGGAATACACCGTGCTGCAACAAGCGCGGCTGTATGGAACAGACAAGCACGGTTACCTCGTACCCTCCGGCAACGGCTTCGCACCGGCGCGGCAGTTCGCCGCCAGGGTGCAGCGCTTCGCGCAACAGGCGCAAAAGGCGGGTGTGAAGGAACTGGCGGAAGCAGGTATCGGTCCGGAAGCGTATGCGAAAGAATGGCAAAGCATCCTCGCAAAACCCTGGCAGCCCAGTCTTGCTTTCGGCAAAAAGGTGACGCTGCTGCATCCCTTCACACCTGAGTACACGGCTAAAAAGGAAGCCACGCTCACAGACGGACTCACCGGCAATACCGACTTCGCGCTGAACTGGCTATTTGTATATGGCAACGATCTTGTGGCCACCATCGACCTGGGCGAAGCGAAACCATTGTCCAAAGTGAATGTCAATTTCCTGCAGGATGCGCGGCATAATATCTTCCTGCCTACTAATATCGTTGTGGAAACGTCGACAGACGGTCAATCGTTCCAGCCCGTAGCCGTTCAGCCCGTAGCGGCCGTTGCGGAAGAAGATTTCACCGCCCATGTCGAAAACTTCAAACTGACGTTGAAACCCTCCACGGCCAGGTTCCTCCGTGTTACGGCGAAGCACCTCCCGCAGATGCCGGCATGGAGAGGAAATGATAAAAAACCGGCGATCTGCTGCGATGAGATCGTGGTGCAATAA
- a CDS encoding tetratricopeptide repeat protein, whose translation MKRTVCYLLMGIFLLCAATAQGQIFNTKKNKDADELYNEAVQATRAGQYQKAITLSQQALKVRPDFVDQELLLGRLYMLTGNYPAARQFVHKVIQKSPNYRDAYLYAINIEMLTRNYIEAEKQANAALAQFKDDKEFMLRKMSILDATQRFQGGNVYAEELLEKFPGDTSMHKAYIGHYLTAGNFYRQRGITALAEQHYARALAMQPGNTEANSAITNMYLRSGNYQRAMEQLNAELANNPNSYDLLMRKLGLYQDMHDYPEALNLLQQILKLHPGDAKARSLDLSLRMEAAAWYANTDPYMLYSGILEKNPGNREALDKVIGMSFSRGAYREALAWINSGLKSSPNDQRLLGLKLDVLESDRKFGEAALLAERLLRAAPTAEKRQRYIGLRVASGREYLAQQQYDLALAEFETALRENPSDTAALDMAANTYITQKDYTRALDVLNNALSAHPGNPRFMMKKSSVLAETGRYDEAAAVAKELQARFPNNQRYSTFVSDMHLTAGRLFMQAEEFTLAKGQLVLVLENDPGNLEALNYLVNLESARKQYDSAVYYADIALQAHPDNKEMLLKKASVYTDSQQYAAANAINRQLMERYPYTTKYRTAYVDGLVAEGLAKWRNNRPDSAYPIFQEALAIDRKDSLALLNSMNILYARQSYDSALYFANEALRYYPDSENFLQRRALNLEGMKDYAGAARAADSLARRYPTADNKDYADLMASKGLRNQFGLYYLNSNYDYASTNYNIATVEYRRFFKKGSWAVRANYAGREQGTGLMGEAELYYTHNKSLYSYALASYGNEIVFPQLRLGYSIFKTFGKEIEGELGARYLKTDSANAITGVLSVAKPFGDFWVNLRGYFISDDGDFNTSFNLTTRYYMNRRQDYLSVIAGLGTSPDDRSRLIQFPQLSGLLTRSIAAGYQKTIKYRTTLGLFGTWINQKIEDNRYQNQYDIYITVQRKF comes from the coding sequence ATGAAAAGAACGGTCTGTTACTTATTGATGGGAATCTTTCTGCTCTGCGCCGCAACGGCACAGGGGCAGATTTTCAATACCAAAAAGAACAAAGATGCGGACGAGCTGTACAACGAAGCCGTACAGGCCACCCGCGCCGGGCAATACCAGAAAGCCATCACCCTGAGCCAGCAGGCCCTCAAGGTGCGGCCCGACTTCGTGGACCAGGAGCTGCTCCTCGGGCGCCTCTACATGCTCACCGGCAATTACCCTGCCGCGCGGCAGTTCGTTCATAAGGTGATACAGAAAAGTCCTAATTACCGCGACGCCTATCTTTACGCCATCAACATCGAAATGCTGACGCGGAACTATATAGAGGCCGAAAAGCAGGCCAATGCGGCGCTGGCGCAGTTTAAGGACGATAAGGAATTCATGCTCCGCAAGATGTCGATCCTCGACGCCACGCAACGCTTCCAGGGCGGCAACGTGTATGCGGAGGAGCTATTGGAGAAGTTCCCGGGCGACACTTCCATGCACAAGGCGTATATCGGCCACTACCTCACGGCGGGCAATTTCTACCGGCAGCGGGGCATCACGGCATTGGCGGAGCAGCATTATGCCCGGGCGCTCGCCATGCAACCCGGCAACACAGAGGCCAACAGCGCCATCACCAACATGTACCTGCGCAGCGGCAACTACCAACGCGCCATGGAACAACTCAACGCCGAACTGGCCAACAATCCCAACTCCTACGACCTCCTCATGCGCAAACTCGGCCTCTACCAGGATATGCACGATTACCCGGAAGCGCTGAACCTGCTGCAACAAATCCTTAAGCTCCACCCCGGCGACGCCAAAGCCCGCAGCCTGGACCTTTCCCTGCGCATGGAAGCTGCCGCCTGGTACGCCAATACCGACCCTTACATGCTGTACAGCGGCATCCTGGAGAAAAACCCGGGGAACCGCGAAGCACTCGATAAAGTCATCGGTATGAGCTTTTCACGCGGCGCATACCGCGAAGCGCTGGCCTGGATCAACAGCGGGCTGAAATCGAGCCCCAACGACCAGCGCCTCCTCGGCCTCAAACTCGACGTACTGGAAAGCGACCGCAAGTTCGGGGAAGCCGCCCTGCTGGCCGAAAGGCTTCTGCGCGCCGCCCCTACTGCCGAGAAGCGGCAACGGTACATCGGCCTGCGCGTAGCTTCCGGGCGGGAGTACCTCGCCCAGCAGCAATACGACCTCGCACTGGCGGAATTCGAAACCGCCCTGCGCGAAAACCCATCCGATACCGCCGCGCTCGACATGGCAGCCAACACCTACATCACCCAGAAAGATTATACCCGCGCGCTCGACGTGCTCAATAACGCCCTCTCCGCACATCCCGGCAACCCGCGTTTCATGATGAAGAAATCCTCCGTGCTGGCGGAAACCGGGCGGTACGACGAAGCCGCCGCCGTAGCAAAAGAGCTGCAGGCGCGGTTCCCCAACAATCAACGCTATAGTACTTTCGTTTCCGATATGCACCTCACCGCCGGGCGGCTCTTCATGCAGGCCGAAGAGTTCACCCTCGCCAAAGGCCAGCTGGTGCTCGTACTCGAAAACGACCCCGGCAACCTCGAAGCGCTGAATTACCTCGTGAACCTCGAATCCGCGCGCAAGCAATACGACAGCGCCGTGTATTACGCGGACATCGCCCTGCAGGCCCACCCGGACAACAAGGAAATGCTGCTCAAAAAGGCATCCGTATACACCGACAGCCAGCAATACGCAGCGGCGAACGCCATCAACCGGCAACTCATGGAGCGCTATCCTTACACCACAAAATACAGAACGGCATATGTGGATGGGCTAGTGGCGGAAGGGCTCGCCAAATGGCGGAACAACCGGCCCGACAGCGCTTATCCCATCTTCCAGGAGGCGCTGGCGATCGACAGGAAAGATTCGCTGGCATTGCTGAACAGCATGAACATCCTTTACGCCCGCCAGTCGTACGACAGCGCGCTGTACTTCGCCAACGAGGCGCTGCGGTATTATCCCGACAGCGAGAATTTCCTGCAGCGGCGCGCGCTCAACCTGGAAGGGATGAAGGATTACGCGGGCGCGGCGCGGGCGGCGGACTCGCTGGCCCGGCGGTACCCGACGGCCGACAATAAAGACTATGCCGACCTGATGGCATCGAAGGGACTGCGGAACCAGTTCGGCCTGTATTACCTCAACTCGAATTACGACTATGCCAGCACCAATTACAATATCGCCACGGTGGAGTACCGCCGTTTCTTTAAGAAAGGTTCCTGGGCCGTGCGCGCCAACTACGCCGGCCGCGAGCAGGGAACGGGGCTGATGGGTGAGGCGGAACTGTATTACACGCACAACAAATCGCTGTACTCTTACGCCCTCGCCTCCTATGGCAACGAGATCGTGTTCCCGCAATTGCGCCTGGGGTATAGTATTTTCAAGACATTCGGCAAGGAAATTGAAGGAGAACTGGGTGCGCGGTACCTGAAAACCGACAGCGCCAACGCCATCACGGGGGTATTGTCGGTGGCGAAGCCTTTCGGGGATTTCTGGGTGAACCTGCGCGGGTATTTCATCAGCGACGACGGCGACTTCAATACCTCCTTCAACCTCACCACCCGGTACTACATGAACCGCCGCCAGGATTACTTATCGGTGATCGCGGGACTGGGTACTTCCCCCGACGACCGCAGCCGGCTGATCCAGTTCCCGCAGCTGAGCGGGCTGCTCACCCGCAGCATCGCCGCCGGTTACCAGAAAACCATTAAATACCGTACCACGCTGGGCCTCTTCGGCACCTGGATCAACCAGAAAATCGAAGACAACCGGTACCAAAACCAATACGACATCTATATCACCGTACAACGTAAATTCTGA
- a CDS encoding glycosyltransferase: MQQIWEIAGNVFETTVFTYGMVLLVSYALLAICSLVAVRRWVMTDKYQNGEVLLTSPLAPGISVIAPAYNEGLTIIYNIRSLLTLKYARYEIIVVNDGSTDDSMEQLIKEFSLVAVDFAYNAKIQTRPVKKIYKSTDPAYAKLMIIDKVNGKSKADAVNAGINAAAYDYFVCTDVDCILHENTIIELVKPVMKEKNKRVIATGATLRAANSNTFDQGVMVNVKAPRQVLPRFQEVEYIRAFVLGKMGWTLLNCVPNVSGGLGLFDKEIAIRCGGYDHSSFGEDMELMTRMCRYAIDNKIDYAIRYIPKTLCWTEVPSTLRIFGRQRTRWARGLAQLMYAHIGMFMRPRYGRFGLVVFPYNFFFELLAPIIEGGGILFFVVMGILGFINWPTAIVLLVFVYTYAIMITTLAILYDQITFRYYNSWKDILLLCMMPFFEFFIYHPLIVFFSLRGYYFFLTGKKSGWGVMQRRGFQTASKI; the protein is encoded by the coding sequence ATGCAGCAGATCTGGGAAATAGCAGGCAACGTATTCGAAACAACGGTGTTCACCTACGGGATGGTGCTGCTCGTATCTTATGCCCTGCTCGCCATATGCTCCCTGGTAGCGGTCCGCCGGTGGGTGATGACCGACAAGTACCAGAACGGCGAAGTGCTCCTCACCTCCCCGCTCGCGCCGGGTATCTCCGTGATCGCGCCGGCGTATAACGAAGGGCTTACCATTATTTATAACATCCGCTCCCTGCTCACGCTGAAATACGCCCGGTACGAGATCATCGTGGTGAACGACGGCAGTACCGACGACAGCATGGAGCAACTGATCAAAGAATTCAGCCTCGTGGCGGTGGATTTCGCGTACAACGCCAAGATCCAGACGCGGCCGGTGAAAAAGATCTACAAATCCACCGACCCGGCTTACGCCAAGCTGATGATTATCGATAAAGTGAACGGGAAAAGCAAGGCCGACGCCGTGAACGCCGGCATCAATGCCGCGGCGTACGACTATTTCGTGTGTACCGACGTGGATTGCATCCTGCATGAAAACACCATTATCGAACTGGTGAAGCCGGTGATGAAGGAGAAAAACAAACGCGTGATCGCCACCGGCGCCACTTTGCGCGCCGCCAACTCCAATACTTTCGACCAGGGCGTGATGGTGAATGTAAAAGCCCCCCGGCAGGTGCTCCCCCGTTTCCAGGAAGTGGAATATATCCGCGCGTTTGTGTTGGGGAAGATGGGATGGACGCTCCTCAACTGCGTACCCAACGTTTCCGGCGGGCTCGGGCTTTTCGACAAAGAAATCGCCATCCGCTGCGGCGGGTACGACCATAGCTCTTTCGGAGAAGACATGGAACTGATGACCCGCATGTGCCGGTACGCCATCGATAACAAGATCGACTACGCCATCCGCTACATTCCCAAAACCCTCTGCTGGACGGAAGTACCTTCCACCCTGCGGATCTTCGGGCGGCAGCGGACACGCTGGGCGCGGGGGCTGGCGCAGCTCATGTACGCCCACATCGGCATGTTCATGCGGCCACGCTACGGGCGCTTCGGGCTGGTCGTGTTTCCGTATAACTTTTTCTTCGAGCTGCTGGCGCCCATTATCGAAGGCGGCGGCATCCTCTTCTTCGTGGTGATGGGCATTCTCGGGTTCATCAACTGGCCCACGGCGATCGTCCTGCTGGTGTTCGTATACACCTACGCCATCATGATCACCACGCTGGCCATCCTGTATGACCAGATCACGTTCCGTTATTACAATTCCTGGAAAGACATCCTGCTGCTTTGCATGATGCCGTTCTTCGAGTTTTTCATATACCATCCGCTGATCGTGTTCTTCTCGCTCCGCGGGTATTATTTCTTTTTGACAGGGAAGAAATCCGGCTGGGGCGTTATGCAGCGGCGCGGATTCCAGACGGCCAGCAAAATATAG
- a CDS encoding glycosyltransferase, producing MELIRNFYEGSIFFYGLAMLTMYAILAILSFRGVMRFKRKDRNTDYTCMLNSELAPGISVIAPAFNEGVTIIQNVRSLLTLNYSRFEVIIVNDGSTDDTLQKLIDEFELREVDFAYNERIKTQPVRRLFKSTDVAYDKLVVIDKVNGKSKADASNAGINAAAYDYFLCTDVDCIIEKDTLLRLIKPFMEEEYKKVQQIGEPCPECGFVHIVEEGVRVIASGATLRLANDCEIDQGVLVRVRPPRKLLPRFQEMEYIRAYVLGKMGWSMINCVPNVSGGLGLFDKEIAIKAGGYDHKSFAEDMDIVTRMCQYMIDNKMRYAVRYIPTTQCWTEGPPNMKVFSRQRTRWGRGMAEIVTIHRKMIFNPRYKLMGMVVLPCSLLFEFLAPIIEFTGVLYYIYLIATNAINWDYALILLAFVYLYSVMITTLAICWDQLTFRYYNSWREVVGLALMAFLEPIIYHPLIVFFALRGYWFFLTGKKSNWGNMQRQGFGQRKAVPTA from the coding sequence ATGGAACTGATCAGGAATTTTTACGAAGGTTCGATCTTTTTTTATGGCCTGGCCATGCTGACCATGTATGCCATCCTGGCGATCCTTTCTTTCAGGGGCGTCATGCGCTTCAAGCGGAAAGACCGCAATACCGATTACACCTGCATGCTCAATTCGGAGCTGGCGCCCGGCATTTCGGTGATCGCGCCGGCTTTCAACGAAGGCGTAACCATCATACAGAACGTGCGGTCGCTGCTCACATTGAATTATTCCCGCTTTGAGGTGATCATTGTAAACGATGGCTCCACCGACGATACTTTGCAGAAACTCATCGATGAATTCGAGCTGCGGGAGGTGGATTTCGCGTATAACGAAAGGATCAAGACACAGCCGGTAAGGCGACTTTTCAAATCCACCGACGTGGCGTACGACAAGCTGGTGGTGATCGATAAAGTGAACGGAAAGAGCAAGGCGGACGCTTCCAATGCCGGGATCAACGCCGCCGCGTATGATTACTTCCTGTGTACGGACGTGGATTGCATTATTGAAAAAGATACGCTGCTGCGCCTCATCAAACCATTTATGGAAGAGGAATACAAGAAAGTGCAGCAGATCGGCGAGCCCTGCCCCGAGTGCGGGTTCGTGCATATCGTAGAGGAAGGCGTAAGAGTGATCGCTTCGGGCGCCACCCTGCGGCTGGCCAATGATTGCGAGATCGACCAGGGCGTGCTGGTGAGGGTGCGGCCGCCGCGCAAGCTGCTGCCCCGCTTCCAGGAGATGGAATATATCCGCGCATATGTGTTGGGGAAGATGGGATGGAGCATGATCAACTGCGTACCCAACGTATCCGGCGGCCTCGGGCTGTTCGACAAGGAAATCGCCATCAAGGCGGGCGGGTACGACCATAAATCCTTCGCGGAAGACATGGACATCGTGACCCGGATGTGCCAGTACATGATCGACAACAAGATGCGATACGCCGTGCGCTACATCCCTACCACCCAATGCTGGACCGAAGGGCCTCCCAATATGAAAGTCTTCAGCCGGCAGCGTACCCGCTGGGGCCGCGGCATGGCGGAGATCGTCACCATCCACCGGAAAATGATCTTCAATCCCCGCTACAAGCTGATGGGCATGGTGGTGCTGCCCTGCAGCCTGCTGTTCGAGTTCCTGGCGCCCATCATCGAGTTTACGGGCGTACTGTATTATATCTACCTCATCGCCACCAACGCCATCAACTGGGATTATGCATTGATCCTGCTGGCATTCGTGTACTTGTATTCGGTGATGATCACAACGCTGGCCATCTGCTGGGACCAGCTCACCTTCCGCTATTACAATTCCTGGCGCGAAGTGGTGGGCCTGGCGCTCATGGCCTTCCTTGAGCCGATCATTTACCACCCCCTCATCGTGTTTTTCGCGCTACGGGGATATTGGTTCTTCCTTACCGGGAAGAAGTCCAACTGGGGGAACATGCAACGCCAGGGCTTCGGGCAACGGAAAGCGGTGCCTACGGCTTAA